A section of the Delphinus delphis chromosome 1, mDelDel1.2, whole genome shotgun sequence genome encodes:
- the PRPF38B gene encoding pre-mRNA-splicing factor 38B — MANNSPALTGNSQPQHQAAAAAAQQQQQCGGGGATKPAVSGKQGNVLPLWGNEKTMNLNPMILTNILSSPYFKVQLYELKTYHEVVDEIYFKVTHVEPWEKGSRKTAGQTGMCGGVRGVGTGGIVSTAFCLLYKLFTLKLTRKQVMGLITHTDSPYIRALGFMYIRYTQPPTDLWDWFESFLDDEEDLDVKAGGGCVMTIGEMLRSFLTKLEWFSTLFPRIPVPVQKNIDQQIKTRPRKIKKDGKESAEEIDRHVERRRSRSPRRSLSPRRSPRRSRSRSHHREGHGSSSFDRELEREKERQRLEREAKEREKERRRSRSIDRGLERRHSRSRERHRSRSRSRDRKGDRRDRDREREKENERGRRRDRDYDKERGNDREKERSRERSKERRSRGEVEEKKYKEDKDDRRHRDDKKDSKKEKKHSRSRSRERKHRSRSRSRNAGKRSRSRSKEKSSKHKNESKEKSNKRSRSGSQGRTDSVEKSRKREHSPSKEKSRKRSRSKERSHKRDHSDTKDQSDKHDRRRSQSIEPESQEKQHKNKEETV, encoded by the exons ATGGCTAACAACAGCCCCGCGCTGACAGGCAACTCGCAGCCGCAACACCAGGCGGCCGCAGCCGcggcccagcagcagcagcagtgcgGCGGCGGTGGCGCCACCAAGCCAGCAGTCTCGGGCAAGCAGGGCAATGTGCTGCCGCTGTGGGGCAACGAAAAGACTATGAATCTCAACCCCATGATCTTGACCAATATCCTGTCGTCGCCTTACTTCAAAGTGCAGCTCTACGAGCTCAAAACCTACCACGAGGTGGTGGACGAGATCTACTTTAAG gTCACACATGTTGAACCATgggagaaaggaagcaggaaaacAGCTGGCCAAACAGGGATGTGCGGAGGG GTTCGAGGTGTTGGGACAGGAGGAATTGTTTCTACAGCTTTTTGCCTGTTATACAAATTATTTACTCTGAAGTTAACTCGCAAGCAAGTGATGGGTCTTATAACACACACAGACTCTCCATATATTAGAGCCCTTGGATTTATGTATATAAG GTACACACAGCCCCCTACAGATCTATGGGATTGGTTTGAATCCTTCCTTGATGATGAAGAG gACCTAGATGTGAAGGCTGGTGGAGGCTGCGTAATGACCATTGGAGAAATGCTACGGTCTTTTCTCACAAAACTGGAGTGGTTTTCCACTTTGTTTCCAAGAATTCCGGTTCCAGTTCAGAAGAATATCGATCAACAGATTAAAACCCGaccaagaaaaatcaagaaagatggaaaggaaaGTGCTGAGGAAATAGACAGACATGTTGAACGCAGGCGTTCAAG GTCTCCAAGGAGATCACTGAGTCCACGGAGGTCCCCAAGAAGATCCAGAAGTAGAAGCCATCATCGGGAGGGCCATGGGTCTTCTAGTTTTGACCGAgaattagaaagagagaaagaacgcCAGCGACTAGAGCGTGAagccaaagaaagggaaaaagaaaggcgAAGATCCCGAAGTATTGATCGGGGGCTAGAACGCAGGCATAGCAGGAGTAGGGAAAGACATAGAAGCCGTAGTCGAAGTCGTGATAGGAAAGGGGATAGAAGGGACAGGGAtcgagaaagagagaaagaaaatgagagaggtAGAAGACGAGATCGTGACTATGATAAGGAAAGAGGTAATGACCGAGAAAAGGAGAGGTCAAGAGAACGGTCCAAGGAACGGAGAAGTAGGGGTgaggtagaagaaaagaaatataaagaagacAAAGATGATAGGCGGCATAGAGATGACAAAAAAGattccaagaaagagaaaaaacatagtagaagtagaagcagagaaagaaaacatagaagtagGAGTAGAAGTAGAAATGCAGGGAAACGAAGTAGAAGTAGGAGCAAAGAGAAATCaagtaaacataaaaatgaaagtaaagaaaaatcaaataaacgGAGTAGAAGTGGCAGTCAAGGAAGAACTGACAGtgttgaaaaatcaagaaaacggGAACATAGCCCCAGCAAAGAAAAATCTAGGAAGCGTAGCAGAAGCAAAGAACGTTCCCACAAACGAGATCACAGTGATACCAAGGACCAGTCTGACAAACATGATCGCCGAAGGAGCCAAAGCATAGAACCAGAGAGCcaagaaaaacaacataaaaacaaagaGGAGACTGTGTGA